Proteins from a single region of Terriglobia bacterium:
- a CDS encoding PadR family transcriptional regulator: MASRKTQKAALLQGTLDMLILQTLQRGPEHGHGVGQAIRTRSGELLTIEAGSLYPALHRLERQGLLASEWKTSGNNQRAKYYRLTAAGRKYLSQEESKWDLLVKAVSLVRTPG, encoded by the coding sequence ATGGCTTCCCGTAAAACGCAAAAGGCCGCCCTCCTGCAAGGCACGCTCGACATGCTGATTCTCCAGACGCTCCAGCGGGGTCCCGAGCACGGACACGGCGTCGGGCAGGCGATCCGGACCCGATCCGGAGAACTGCTCACCATTGAAGCCGGCTCTTTGTATCCGGCGCTTCACCGGCTCGAACGGCAAGGGCTGCTGGCCTCGGAGTGGAAGACATCCGGGAACAATCAACGGGCCAAGTACTACCGGCTGACGGCTGCGGGGCGGAAGTATCTGTCGCAGGAGGAATCGAAGTGGGACCTCCTGGTAAAGGCTGTTTCTCTGGTGCGCACGCCGGGCTAA